In a genomic window of Pseudomonas putida:
- the bamA gene encoding outer membrane protein assembly factor BamA, whose product MKRLLLTAVLTVLMIAEVHAESFTISDIRVNGLQRVSAGSVFGALPLNVGEQADDHRLVEATRALFKTGFFQDIQLGRDGNVLVITVVERPSVASIEIEGNKAISTEDLMKGLKQSGLAEGEIFQRATLEGVRNELQRQYVAQGRYSATVDTEVVPQPRNRVGLKVNINEGTVAAIQHINVVGNTVFPDEDLIDLFELKTTNWLSFFKNDDKYAREKLSGDLERLRSYYLDRGYINMDIASTQVSITPDKKHVYITVNINEGDKYTVRDVKLSGDLKVPEDQVKSLLLVQKGQVFSRKLMTTTSELITRRLGNEGYTFANVNGVPQPHDDDHTVDITFAVDPGKRAYVNRINFRGNTKSEDEVLRREMRQMEGGWASTYLIDQSKTRLERLGFFKEVNVETPAVPGVDDQVDVNYSVEEQASGSITASVGFAQSAGLILGGSITQNNFLGTGNKVSIGLTRSQYQSRYNFGYVDPYWTADGVSLGYNAFYRTTDYKDLDVDVASYAVDSLGAGVSVGYPISETSRLTFGLTAQQDKINTGIYTVDEIFDFVNREGDQYLNFKASAGWSESTLNKGVLATRGHSQSLVLETTTPGSDLSFFKLDYRGQLFQPLSENYTMRLHTELGYGDGYGSSDGLPFYENYFAGGFNSVRGFKDSTLGPRSTPSRGQAITGNAGTQFDPDQDPLPFGGNVLIQGGAELLFPLPFVKDQRSLRTSVFWDVGNVFDSKCSDVTNADGTKSNTQCNDISLSNMASSVGVGVTWVTALGPLSFALAMPVKKPDNAETQVFQFSLGQTF is encoded by the coding sequence TCGTGCATTGTTCAAAACCGGTTTCTTTCAAGATATCCAGCTGGGTCGTGATGGCAACGTTCTTGTCATTACGGTAGTCGAGCGTCCGTCGGTTGCCAGTATCGAAATCGAAGGCAACAAGGCGATCTCCACTGAAGACCTGATGAAAGGCCTCAAGCAATCCGGTCTGGCCGAAGGCGAGATCTTCCAGCGCGCCACCCTCGAAGGTGTGCGTAACGAGCTGCAGCGTCAGTACGTTGCACAAGGTCGTTACTCCGCAACCGTTGATACCGAAGTGGTACCACAGCCGCGCAACCGCGTAGGCCTGAAGGTAAACATCAACGAAGGTACCGTTGCCGCTATCCAGCACATCAACGTGGTGGGTAACACTGTCTTTCCTGATGAAGACCTGATCGATCTGTTCGAACTCAAGACGACCAACTGGCTCTCGTTCTTCAAGAATGACGACAAGTACGCTCGTGAAAAGCTCTCCGGTGACCTGGAGCGCCTGCGTTCCTACTACCTGGACCGCGGCTATATCAACATGGATATCGCTTCGACCCAGGTGTCCATCACCCCGGACAAGAAACACGTCTACATCACCGTCAACATCAACGAAGGCGACAAGTACACCGTACGTGACGTCAAGCTGAGCGGTGACCTGAAAGTGCCGGAAGACCAGGTCAAGTCCCTGCTTCTGGTACAGAAAGGCCAGGTGTTCTCGCGCAAGCTGATGACCACCACCTCCGAATTGATCACCCGTCGTCTGGGTAACGAAGGCTATACCTTCGCCAACGTCAACGGCGTGCCACAGCCTCACGATGATGACCACACCGTGGACATCACTTTCGCTGTCGACCCGGGCAAGCGTGCCTACGTCAATCGCATCAACTTCCGCGGCAACACCAAGTCGGAAGACGAAGTGCTGCGTCGTGAAATGCGTCAGATGGAAGGCGGCTGGGCTTCGACCTACCTGATCGACCAGTCCAAGACCCGTCTGGAACGTCTGGGCTTCTTCAAGGAAGTGAACGTTGAAACCCCGGCCGTACCGGGCGTCGACGACCAAGTTGATGTCAACTACAGCGTGGAAGAACAGGCATCCGGTTCGATCACTGCCAGCGTCGGTTTCGCCCAGAGCGCGGGTCTGATCCTCGGTGGTTCGATCACCCAGAACAACTTCCTCGGTACCGGTAACAAGGTCAGCATCGGCCTGACCCGTAGCCAATACCAGAGCCGCTACAACTTCGGTTATGTCGATCCCTACTGGACTGCCGATGGCGTGAGTCTGGGTTACAACGCGTTCTACCGCACCACCGACTACAAAGACCTCGACGTCGACGTAGCAAGCTATGCCGTAGACAGCCTGGGTGCAGGTGTGAGCGTCGGTTATCCGATCAGCGAGACTTCGCGTCTGACCTTTGGCTTGACGGCGCAGCAGGACAAGATCAACACCGGTATCTACACCGTCGACGAGATCTTCGACTTCGTTAACCGCGAAGGCGACCAGTACCTGAACTTCAAGGCTTCGGCCGGCTGGTCCGAGTCCACCCTGAACAAGGGCGTGCTGGCGACTCGTGGTCATTCCCAGAGCCTGGTGCTGGAAACCACGACCCCGGGCAGCGACCTGTCGTTCTTCAAGCTCGACTACCGTGGCCAGTTGTTCCAGCCTTTGAGCGAAAACTACACCATGCGCCTGCACACAGAGTTGGGCTATGGTGATGGTTACGGTTCGAGTGATGGCTTGCCATTCTACGAAAACTACTTCGCCGGTGGTTTCAACTCGGTTCGTGGCTTCAAGGACAGTACTCTGGGTCCACGCAGTACCCCGAGCCGTGGTCAGGCCATTACCGGTAACGCCGGTACTCAGTTTGACCCGGATCAGGATCCGCTGCCGTTCGGTGGTAACGTCCTGATTCAGGGTGGTGCGGAACTTCTGTTCCCTCTACCGTTCGTCAAGGATCAACGTTCCCTGCGTACCTCGGTATTCTGGGATGTGGGTAACGTATTCGACTCCAAATGCTCGGACGTCACCAACGCCGATGGCACGAAGTCCAATACGCAGTGCAATGACATCAGCCTGAGCAATATGGCCAGTTCTGTCGGTGTGGGTGTGACCTGGGTCACCGCACTGGGTCCTCTGAGTTTCGCGTTGGCTATGCCAGTCAAGAAACCGGATAACGCTGAGACTCAAGTGTTCCAATTCTCCCTCGGTCAGACGTTCTAA
- a CDS encoding OmpH family outer membrane protein: MRKLTQLVLLASVLVAGPAFADMKIAVLNYQMALLESDAAKKYAVDAEKKFGPQLTKLKSLESSAKGIQDRLMAGGDKMQQGERERLELEFKQKARDFQFQSKELNEAKAVADREMLKQLKPKLDSAVEEVIKKGAYDLVFERGAVIDVKPQYDITRQVIERMNQLK, encoded by the coding sequence GTGCGTAAGTTGACTCAATTGGTTCTCCTGGCTTCCGTACTGGTAGCAGGTCCGGCGTTTGCCGATATGAAAATCGCCGTTCTGAACTATCAGATGGCCCTGCTGGAATCCGATGCGGCCAAGAAGTACGCCGTGGATGCCGAGAAAAAGTTCGGTCCTCAACTGACCAAGCTCAAGTCTCTGGAAAGCAGCGCCAAGGGTATTCAGGATCGCCTGATGGCCGGTGGTGACAAAATGCAGCAAGGCGAGCGTGAGCGTCTGGAGCTTGAGTTCAAGCAAAAGGCTCGTGACTTCCAGTTCCAGTCCAAGGAACTGAACGAAGCCAAAGCCGTCGCCGATCGGGAAATGCTGAAGCAGCTCAAGCCAAAACTGGATAGCGCTGTGGAAGAAGTCATCAAGAAAGGTGCTTATGACCTGGTCTTCGAGCGTGGCGCAGTTATTGATGTCAAACCTCAGTACGACATCACGCGCCAGGTTATCGAGCGCATGAATCAGCTGAAGTAA
- the lpxD gene encoding UDP-3-O-(3-hydroxymyristoyl)glucosamine N-acyltransferase — protein sequence MTATIKLGQLAEFLGATLRGDPEKAITGLATLQEAGPAQLSFLANPQYRKFLAGSQAAALLLKAADAEGFAGNALVVPDPYAAYARVSHLFDPKPKAAVGIHPTAVIAADAVVDPAASIGAFVVIESGAHIAAGATIGAHCFIGARSVIGEGGWLAPRVTLYHDVRVGKRVVIQSGAVLGGEGFGFANEKGIWQKIAQIGGVLVGDDVEIGVNTAIDRGALADTIIGNGVKLDNQIQIAHNVQIGDHTAMAACVGISGSTKIGKHCMLAGGVGLVGHIDICDNVFITGMTMVTHSITEPGAYSSGTAMQPAAEWRKSAARIRQLDDIARRLRQLEKQTGEVTPGGNASSDG from the coding sequence ATGACAGCGACCATTAAACTCGGCCAATTGGCCGAGTTCCTCGGCGCCACCCTGCGTGGCGACCCAGAGAAAGCAATTACTGGGCTAGCCACCTTGCAGGAGGCTGGCCCAGCTCAGTTGAGCTTTCTTGCAAACCCCCAATACCGAAAATTCCTGGCAGGCAGCCAGGCGGCAGCGCTGTTGCTCAAGGCCGCTGACGCCGAAGGTTTTGCCGGAAATGCATTGGTCGTGCCTGATCCGTACGCGGCCTACGCTCGGGTGTCCCACCTGTTCGACCCCAAGCCCAAGGCGGCTGTCGGCATTCATCCGACCGCGGTGATTGCGGCGGATGCGGTAGTCGATCCGGCTGCGAGCATCGGTGCTTTTGTCGTCATCGAAAGCGGGGCGCATATCGCGGCGGGTGCCACCATCGGTGCGCATTGCTTTATCGGCGCACGCAGCGTTATCGGTGAAGGCGGCTGGCTCGCACCTCGCGTCACCCTGTACCACGATGTGCGCGTCGGCAAGCGAGTGGTGATTCAATCCGGTGCCGTACTCGGTGGCGAGGGTTTCGGATTCGCCAATGAAAAAGGCATCTGGCAGAAAATTGCCCAGATCGGTGGCGTGCTGGTCGGCGATGACGTGGAAATTGGCGTGAACACCGCCATCGACCGTGGTGCGCTGGCTGATACGATCATTGGCAATGGCGTGAAGCTCGACAACCAGATTCAAATCGCTCACAACGTTCAGATCGGTGACCACACCGCCATGGCGGCGTGCGTGGGAATCTCCGGCAGCACTAAAATCGGCAAACATTGCATGCTCGCCGGAGGCGTTGGCCTGGTCGGGCATATCGACATTTGCGACAACGTTTTCATCACCGGGATGACCATGGTGACCCACTCGATCACCGAGCCGGGTGCCTATTCTTCCGGTACGGCGATGCAGCCGGCAGCCGAGTGGCGCAAAAGCGCGGCACGCATACGTCAGCTCGATGACATCGCGCGGCGCTTGAGACAGCTTGAAAAGCAGACAGGGGAAGTGACCCCTGGCGGTAATGCTTCATCAGATGGCTGA
- the fabZ gene encoding 3-hydroxyacyl-ACP dehydratase FabZ, with product MMDINEIREYLPHRYPFLLVDRVVDLDVEEKRIRAYKNVSINEPFFNGHFPAHPIMPGVLIIEAMAQAAGILGFKMLDVKPADGTLYYFVGSDKLRFRQPVLPGDQLILEAKFISCKRQIWKFECQASVDGKPVCSAEIICAERKL from the coding sequence ATGATGGACATCAACGAGATTCGCGAATACCTGCCTCACCGTTACCCGTTCCTGCTGGTGGATCGGGTCGTGGATCTGGATGTGGAAGAGAAGCGCATTCGCGCCTACAAGAATGTCAGCATCAACGAGCCGTTCTTCAATGGTCACTTCCCCGCGCATCCAATCATGCCGGGCGTGCTGATTATCGAGGCGATGGCTCAGGCCGCCGGGATCCTTGGTTTCAAAATGCTCGATGTGAAGCCGGCCGACGGCACCCTCTACTACTTCGTTGGTTCCGACAAACTGCGCTTTCGTCAGCCAGTATTGCCGGGCGATCAGCTGATTCTCGAAGCCAAGTTCATCAGCTGCAAGCGTCAGATCTGGAAGTTCGAGTGCCAGGCTTCGGTCGATGGCAAGCCGGTCTGCTCCGCCGAAATCATCTGCGCGGAACGCAAACTATGA
- the lpxA gene encoding acyl-ACP--UDP-N-acetylglucosamine O-acyltransferase: protein MSLIDPRAIIDPTAVLADGVEVGPWSIVGAGVEIGEGTVIGPHVILKGPTRIGKHNRIYQFSSVGEDTPDLKYKGEETRLVIGDHNVIREGVTIHRGTVQDRSETTLGDHNLIMAYAHIGHDSVIGNHCILVNNTALAGHVHVDDWAILSGFTLVHQYCHIGAHSFSGMGTAIGKDVPAYVTVFGNPAEARSMNFEGMRRRGFSEDAIHALRRAYKVVYRQGLTVEQALAELAEPSTQFPEVAVFRDSIQSSSRGITR from the coding sequence ATGAGTTTGATTGACCCTCGTGCAATCATCGATCCGACGGCCGTTCTGGCCGACGGTGTCGAGGTCGGCCCGTGGTCGATCGTCGGCGCAGGTGTGGAAATCGGCGAGGGGACGGTCATCGGGCCGCACGTGATTCTCAAAGGTCCGACCCGAATCGGTAAGCACAACCGCATCTACCAGTTCTCATCGGTAGGCGAGGACACGCCGGACCTGAAATACAAGGGCGAAGAAACCCGCCTGGTGATCGGTGATCACAATGTCATTCGCGAAGGCGTGACCATTCACCGCGGGACTGTGCAGGATCGTTCGGAAACGACCCTGGGTGATCACAACCTGATCATGGCCTATGCGCACATCGGTCATGACAGCGTCATCGGCAATCACTGCATCCTGGTCAACAACACCGCGCTGGCGGGCCACGTCCATGTGGATGACTGGGCGATCCTGTCCGGCTTCACCCTGGTGCACCAGTATTGCCATATCGGTGCCCACAGCTTTTCCGGCATGGGCACGGCCATCGGCAAGGATGTTCCTGCTTATGTCACGGTGTTCGGCAATCCCGCCGAGGCCCGCAGCATGAACTTCGAAGGCATGCGTCGCCGTGGATTCAGCGAAGATGCCATTCACGCCCTGCGTCGTGCCTACAAGGTTGTTTATCGCCAGGGTCTGACTGTAGAGCAGGCGCTCGCCGAACTGGCTGAACCGTCGACCCAGTTCCCGGAAGTCGCTGTATTCCGTGACTCCATCCAGTCTTCGTCCCGCGGCATCACCCGCTGA
- the lpxB gene encoding lipid-A-disaccharide synthase, with the protein MANLRIALVAGEASGDILGAGLMRALKARHPAVEFIGVGGPLMQAEGLASYFPMERLSVMGLVEVLGRLRELLARRKKLVADLIAAKPDVFIGIDAPDFNLNIELKLRQAGIKTVHYVSPSVWAWRQKRVLKIREGCDLMLTLFPFEAKFYEEKGVPVRFVGHSLADAIPLEADRAAARAELGLPDGPLVALMPGSRGGEVGRLGALFLDTAQRLRAMRPGVRFVLPCANAERRAQLEEMLAGRDLPLTLLDGKSHLALAACDAVLIASGTATLEALLYKRPMVVAYRLAPLTFWILKRMVKSPYVSLPNLLAQRLLVPELLQDEATVDALAQTLSPLIEGGQEQTRGFDEIHRTLRLDASNQAADAVLNLIGQTR; encoded by the coding sequence ATGGCCAATCTGCGTATTGCGCTGGTGGCGGGTGAGGCTTCCGGCGACATTCTCGGCGCGGGTCTCATGCGCGCGCTCAAGGCTCGCCATCCGGCGGTTGAATTCATCGGTGTCGGCGGTCCGTTGATGCAGGCTGAAGGCCTGGCGTCCTACTTTCCGATGGAGCGCCTGTCGGTCATGGGCCTGGTGGAGGTACTGGGTCGCCTGCGCGAGTTGCTGGCACGCCGCAAGAAACTGGTGGCAGACCTCATCGCGGCGAAGCCGGATGTGTTCATCGGCATCGATGCGCCGGACTTCAACCTCAATATCGAACTCAAGCTGCGTCAGGCCGGGATCAAGACCGTGCATTACGTCAGCCCGTCGGTCTGGGCCTGGCGGCAGAAGCGGGTGCTGAAGATTCGCGAAGGTTGCGATCTGATGCTGACGCTGTTCCCGTTCGAAGCGAAATTCTACGAAGAGAAGGGTGTGCCAGTGCGATTCGTCGGGCACTCCCTGGCCGATGCCATTCCGCTTGAAGCCGATCGCGCCGCCGCACGAGCCGAACTGGGTTTGCCCGACGGACCGCTGGTGGCATTGATGCCAGGCAGTCGTGGCGGTGAAGTCGGTCGCCTTGGTGCACTGTTCCTCGATACTGCGCAGCGCCTGCGGGCCATGCGCCCTGGCGTGCGCTTCGTCTTGCCTTGCGCCAATGCGGAGCGACGCGCGCAGCTGGAAGAAATGCTGGCCGGTCGCGACCTGCCACTGACCCTGCTTGATGGCAAGTCCCACCTCGCCCTGGCCGCCTGCGACGCCGTGCTGATCGCCTCCGGAACCGCGACCCTGGAAGCCTTGCTGTACAAGCGGCCCATGGTGGTCGCCTATCGCCTGGCACCGCTGACGTTCTGGATTCTCAAACGCATGGTGAAAAGCCCTTATGTGTCCTTGCCGAACTTGCTGGCCCAGCGTTTGCTGGTGCCCGAGTTGCTGCAGGATGAGGCGACGGTCGATGCCTTGGCGCAGACCCTGTCACCACTGATCGAAGGTGGGCAGGAACAAACCCGCGGCTTCGACGAAATCCATCGTACCCTGCGCCTGGATGCCTCCAATCAGGCGGCGGACGCGGTACTGAACCTGATCGGCCAGACACGATGA
- the rnhB gene encoding ribonuclease HII has product MQMGLDFTLVAEVEELVAGVDEVGRGPLCGAVVTAAVILDPNRPILGLNDSKKLTEARREKLYDEICEKALSWCIARAEVEEIDELNILHATMLAMQRAVAGLHIQPKLAMIDGNRCPKLPMRAEAVVKGDSKVPAIAAASILAKVSRDREMAAFELIYPGYGIGGHKGYPTPVHLEALVRLGPTPIHRRSFAPVRQAYEARESLIES; this is encoded by the coding sequence ATGCAGATGGGGCTGGATTTCACCCTGGTTGCCGAAGTTGAAGAGTTGGTTGCCGGTGTCGATGAAGTCGGTCGCGGCCCGCTCTGTGGTGCAGTCGTCACGGCGGCGGTGATTCTCGATCCGAATCGTCCGATCCTGGGCCTGAACGATTCGAAAAAGCTCACCGAAGCCCGTCGCGAAAAGCTCTACGACGAGATCTGCGAAAAAGCCCTGAGCTGGTGCATCGCCCGCGCGGAAGTCGAAGAGATCGATGAGTTGAACATTCTGCACGCCACCATGCTGGCCATGCAGCGTGCGGTAGCCGGTCTGCACATCCAGCCGAAGCTGGCGATGATCGACGGTAACCGCTGCCCGAAACTGCCGATGCGTGCCGAAGCCGTCGTCAAGGGTGACAGCAAGGTGCCGGCCATCGCGGCGGCATCGATTCTGGCGAAGGTCAGTCGTGATCGCGAGATGGCCGCCTTCGAACTGATTTACCCGGGTTACGGCATTGGCGGCCACAAAGGCTATCCGACGCCCGTTCATCTGGAAGCGCTCGTACGCTTGGGCCCGACCCCGATCCATCGACGCTCGTTCGCCCCGGTACGGCAAGCCTACGAGGCGCGAGAAAGCCTGATCGAGAGTTAG
- the dnaE gene encoding DNA polymerase III subunit alpha — protein sequence MPASFVHLRLHTEYSLVDGLVRIKPLVKTLVGMGMPAVAVTDQNNMCSLVKFYKNAMGAGIKPICGADLWLSNKDPDAPLSKISLLVMNPLGYRNLTELISRGYIDGQRNGLVIVEREWVAEANEGLIMLSAAKEGEIGQAMLSGNPGEAEALAREWMAVFADRFYLEIQRTNRPNDEEQLHGAVALADKLGAPLVATNDVRFIKQGDFEAHETRVCIGEGRALDDPRRSKNYSDQQYLKSAEEMAELFSDIPDALENTVEIAKRCNIDVKLGKHFLPDFPTPNGMGIDDYLRHVSHEGLEERLAVLWPKDTTPNYEEKRQVYLDRLKFELDIIIQMGFPGYFLIVMDFIKWAKNNGVPVGPGRGSGAGSLVAYVLKITDLDPLAYDLLFERFLNPERVSMPDFDVDFCMDGRDRVIEYVADAYGRNAVSQIITFGTMAAKAVVRDVARVQGKSYGLADRLSKMIPFEVGMTLEKAYEQEEILRDFLKVDEDAKEIWDMALKLEGVCRGTGKHAGGVVIAPTKLTDFSPIACDEEGGGLVTQFDKDDVEAAGLVKFDFLGLRTLTIIKWAMETINREQAKQGLDDLNIDFIPLDDKKTYELLQKAETTAVFQLESRGMKELIKKLKPDCLEDLIALVALFRPGPLQSGMVDDFINRKHGRAELAYPHSDYQYEGLKPVLAPTYGIILYQEQVMQIAQVMAGYTLGGADMLRRAMGKKKPEEMAKQRGGFIEGCATNNIDPDLAGNIFDLVEKFAGYGFNKSHSAAYGLVSYQTAWLKTHHPAPFMAAVLSADMHNTDKVVTLIEEVRSMKLRLDAPDVNTSDFKFTVNNDGRIVYGLGAIKGVGEGPVEAIVEARASGPFKDLFDFCGRVDLKRINKRTLDALVRSGALDRLGPYFHDELKAYQANIDRNRAVLLAAMEEAIKAAEQTARTADSGHADLFGGLFVEEDSDVYANHRKARELTLKERLKGEKDTLGLYLTGHPIDEYEGEIRRFARQRIIDLKPARDTQTVAGMIIALRVMKNKKGDKMGFITLDDRSGRIEASLFADAFHSAQALLQTDAMVVVEGEVSNDDFSGGLRLRVKRVMSMEDARTNLAESLRLKVQTQDLKGDQLRWLGDLFKRHRGACPITMEYTSPDAKALLQFGEGWRIDPADALIQALRDQFGRDNVFLQYR from the coding sequence ATGCCGGCTTCATTCGTTCACCTGCGCCTGCACACTGAATACTCCCTGGTCGACGGTCTGGTGCGGATCAAACCGCTGGTCAAGACCCTGGTCGGCATGGGCATGCCTGCTGTCGCTGTGACCGACCAGAACAACATGTGTTCCCTGGTCAAGTTCTATAAAAACGCCATGGGTGCCGGGATCAAGCCGATCTGCGGCGCCGACCTGTGGCTGTCGAACAAGGATCCGGATGCCCCGCTGAGCAAGATCAGCCTGCTGGTGATGAATCCCCTGGGCTACCGCAACCTGACCGAGTTGATCTCACGTGGCTACATCGATGGCCAGCGCAACGGTCTGGTGATCGTCGAGCGTGAGTGGGTGGCCGAAGCCAACGAAGGCCTGATCATGCTGTCCGCGGCGAAAGAGGGCGAGATCGGACAGGCGATGCTCAGCGGCAACCCGGGTGAGGCCGAAGCCCTGGCGCGTGAGTGGATGGCGGTGTTTGCGGACCGTTTCTACCTGGAAATCCAGCGCACCAACCGTCCCAATGATGAAGAACAACTGCACGGCGCGGTGGCGCTGGCAGACAAGCTCGGCGCACCGCTGGTCGCGACCAACGACGTGCGGTTTATCAAGCAAGGCGATTTCGAAGCCCACGAAACCCGCGTTTGCATCGGCGAAGGCCGTGCCCTCGACGATCCACGGCGCTCGAAGAATTACAGCGATCAGCAATACCTCAAAAGCGCCGAGGAAATGGCCGAGCTGTTCAGCGACATTCCCGACGCGCTGGAAAATACCGTCGAGATCGCCAAGCGTTGCAATATCGATGTGAAGCTGGGCAAGCACTTTCTGCCGGACTTCCCGACGCCCAATGGCATGGGGATCGACGACTACCTGCGTCATGTTTCCCACGAAGGCCTGGAAGAGCGTCTTGCGGTGTTGTGGCCGAAGGACACCACGCCCAATTACGAAGAGAAGCGCCAGGTCTACCTCGACCGTCTGAAGTTCGAGCTGGATATCATCATCCAGATGGGGTTCCCCGGTTACTTCCTGATCGTTATGGACTTCATCAAGTGGGCCAAGAATAACGGCGTGCCGGTCGGCCCGGGTCGTGGATCGGGTGCCGGTTCGCTGGTGGCCTACGTGCTGAAGATCACCGATCTTGATCCGCTGGCCTACGACCTGCTGTTCGAACGTTTCCTCAACCCGGAACGGGTTTCCATGCCCGACTTCGACGTCGACTTCTGCATGGACGGTCGCGACCGGGTGATCGAGTACGTGGCCGACGCCTACGGCCGTAACGCGGTGAGCCAGATCATCACCTTCGGCACCATGGCCGCCAAGGCGGTGGTGCGCGACGTGGCGCGGGTGCAGGGCAAGTCCTACGGCCTGGCCGACCGCCTGTCGAAGATGATTCCTTTCGAAGTGGGCATGACCCTGGAGAAAGCCTACGAGCAGGAAGAGATCCTGCGCGATTTCCTCAAGGTCGACGAGGACGCCAAGGAAATCTGGGACATGGCGCTCAAGCTCGAGGGCGTCTGCCGTGGTACCGGCAAGCACGCCGGTGGTGTGGTAATCGCACCGACCAAACTCACCGACTTCTCTCCGATCGCCTGTGATGAAGAGGGCGGCGGCCTGGTCACCCAGTTCGACAAGGATGACGTCGAGGCAGCCGGCCTGGTGAAGTTCGACTTCCTCGGTCTGCGGACCCTGACCATCATCAAGTGGGCGATGGAAACCATCAACCGCGAGCAGGCCAAGCAAGGCCTGGATGACCTGAACATCGACTTCATCCCGCTCGATGACAAGAAAACCTACGAGCTGCTGCAGAAAGCCGAAACCACCGCGGTGTTCCAGCTTGAATCGCGGGGCATGAAGGAGCTGATCAAGAAGCTCAAGCCCGACTGCCTGGAAGACCTTATCGCACTGGTGGCGCTGTTCCGTCCCGGCCCGCTGCAATCGGGCATGGTGGATGACTTCATCAACCGCAAGCACGGTCGCGCCGAACTGGCCTACCCGCACTCGGACTACCAGTACGAAGGCCTCAAGCCCGTATTGGCACCGACCTACGGCATCATCCTGTATCAGGAACAGGTGATGCAGATTGCCCAAGTCATGGCCGGTTACACCCTCGGTGGTGCGGACATGCTGCGTCGAGCCATGGGTAAGAAAAAACCCGAGGAAATGGCCAAGCAGCGCGGCGGTTTCATTGAAGGTTGCGCCACCAACAATATTGATCCTGACCTGGCCGGTAACATCTTCGACCTGGTGGAAAAATTCGCCGGTTACGGGTTCAACAAATCTCACTCTGCGGCCTACGGCCTGGTGTCCTACCAGACTGCCTGGCTCAAGACCCACCACCCGGCACCGTTCATGGCCGCGGTGCTGTCGGCGGATATGCACAACACCGACAAGGTCGTGACCCTGATCGAGGAAGTGCGCAGCATGAAGCTGCGCCTCGATGCGCCTGACGTGAACACCTCAGACTTCAAGTTCACGGTCAACAACGATGGTCGTATCGTCTACGGCCTGGGGGCGATCAAGGGAGTGGGCGAAGGTCCGGTCGAAGCCATTGTCGAAGCCCGTGCCAGCGGCCCGTTCAAGGATCTGTTCGATTTCTGCGGGCGCGTCGACCTCAAGCGCATCAACAAGCGAACCCTTGATGCCCTGGTACGCAGTGGTGCACTGGATCGTCTGGGGCCGTACTTCCATGACGAGCTCAAGGCTTACCAGGCCAACATCGACCGCAACCGCGCGGTGCTGCTGGCGGCGATGGAAGAGGCGATCAAGGCGGCCGAACAGACCGCACGCACCGCTGACAGTGGTCACGCCGACCTGTTCGGCGGCCTGTTCGTCGAAGAAGATTCAGACGTCTATGCCAATCATCGCAAAGCCCGGGAGCTGACCCTCAAGGAGCGGCTCAAGGGTGAGAAAGACACGCTGGGCCTGTACCTGACCGGTCACCCGATCGACGAGTACGAAGGTGAAATCCGCCGTTTCGCGCGCCAGCGCATCATCGATCTGAAACCTGCCCGTGATACCCAGACGGTTGCCGGCATGATCATCGCCTTGCGGGTGATGAAGAACAAAAAGGGCGACAAGATGGGGTTCATCACCCTGGATGACCGCTCGGGGCGCATTGAAGCGTCGCTGTTTGCCGACGCGTTCCACTCGGCGCAGGCCCTGTTGCAGACGGATGCGATGGTGGTGGTCGAAGGCGAAGTCAGCAACGACGACTTCTCCGGTGGCCTGAGGTTGCGGGTCAAGCGGGTGATGAGCATGGAAGATGCGCGCACCAATCTTGCCGAGAGCCTGCGCCTGAAGGTTCAGACCCAGGATCTCAAGGGTGATCAGCTACGCTGGCTGGGTGACCTGTTCAAGCGTCATCGCGGTGCGTGCCCGATCACCATGGAGTACACCAGCCCCGATGCGAAGGCCTTGCTGCAGTTCGGCGAGGGCTGGCGAATCGATCCGGCGGATGCGTTGATTCAAGCCTTGCGTGACCAGTTCGGGCGAGACAACGTCTTCCTCCAATACCGTTAA